One genomic segment of Salarias fasciatus chromosome 8, fSalaFa1.1, whole genome shotgun sequence includes these proteins:
- the cbx1b gene encoding chromobox protein homolog 1b isoform X1 yields the protein MSLTTEPSNDAPAVTEAGGEGNVNQAVLPPTESKAPEKKDKKPDDAAEEEEEEEEYVVEKVLNRRVVKGRVEYLLKWKGFSEEDNTWEPEDNLDCPDLIAEFLQSQKTAQEGKRKAAGDADGDESKAKKKKDDTEKLRGFARGLDPERIIGATDSTGELMFLMKWKNSDEADLVPAKEANVKCPQVVISFYEERLTWHSYPSEDDKKDDKN from the exons ATGAGTCTGACCACAGAGCCCTCCAACGACGCCCCCGCCGTCACAGAAG CAGGCGGCGAGGGAAACGTCAACCAGGCCGTCCTCCCGCCGACAGAGAGCAAGGCGCCGGAGAAGAAGGACAAGAAGCCCGACGAcgcggcggaggaagaggaggaggaggaggagtacgTGGTGGAGAAGGTCCTGAACCGGCGGGTGGTGAAGGGCCGGGTGGAGTACCTCCTCAAGTGGAAAGGCTTCTCCGA GGAGGACAACACGTGGGAGCCGGAGGACAACCTGGACTGTCCCGACCTGATCGCCGAGTTCCTGCAGTCCCAGAAGACGGCGCAGGAGGGCAAGAGGAAGGCGGCCGGGGACGCCGACGGAGACGAGAGCAaggccaagaagaagaaggacgaC ACGGAGAAGCTGCGGGGCTTCGCTCGGGGTTTGGACCCGGAGCGGATCATCGGCGCCACAGACTCCACCGGAGAGCTCATGTTCCTAATGAAGTG gAAGAACTCGGACGAGGCCGACCTGGTTCCGGCCAAAGAGGCCAACGTGAAGTGTCCGCAGGTGGTGATCTCCTTCTACGAGGAGCGGCTGACCTGGCACTCGTACCCGTCCGAGGACGACAAGAAGGACGACAAGAACTAA
- the snx11 gene encoding sorting nexin-11 produces the protein MNSNHEEDEFVAVRVQDPRIQNEGSWNSYVDYKIFLHTNSKAFTAKTSCVRRRYSEFVWLRKKMQKNAGLVPVPDLPGKSFFSFSNEDFLERRRKGLQLFLEKVVHTTVCLSDSQLHLFLQTQLPIGHIQDCVQGHTPYSVTDAILTYASSNRGLAQAQEDDPVKDSSLTVSYESMESPALHPPGPQTNEAFSPELLSCGDADPLEDLLELAGRDSAGPRHEAEPCVRISQRRNQLEAVVERRGAAQARFYLDESLDPAGRVQTGSHILTPADVHSPVGRGVLLSVDSVFEPPDAAAPDGREEGRPERFDGSIEILAFRDDTGEEPPAENGVGAPEDDTAGDGAAGDGTAAAQTKEDTLQEEGLCDQETPDDLMGTDEDSQSLASSDGSIVQVSDEEEEDEDRLSIHAANGLVQLSPDGLRRWAEAEAASGGDVLDLQVNGCAAGKQDRRGESPDVKWAAGDGDLTENSDISILESSGAPGPAGVGRPEQDAAAAAADAPEVEVR, from the exons ATGAACAGCAACCACGAGGAAGAT GAGTTTGTGGCTGTGCGGGTCCAGGACCCCCGGATCCAGAACGAGGGCTCGTGGAACTCCTATGTGGACTACAAGATATTCCTGCAT ACCAACAGCAAGGCCTTCACGGCCAAGACGTCGTGCGTCCGCCGGCGCTACAGCGAGTTCGTGTGGCTCCGCAAGAAGATGCAGAAGAACGCCGGCCTGGT CCCAGTTCCAGACCTTCCAGGGAaatccttcttctccttcagcaacGAGGACTTCCTGGAGAGGCGGAGGAAGGGactgcagctcttcctggagaA GGTGGTCCACACCACGGTGTGTCTGTCCGACAGCCAGCTGCACCTCTTCCTGCAGACGCAGCTGCCCATCGGACACATCCAGGACTGCGTCCAGGGCCACACGCCGTACTCGGTGACCGACGCCATCCTCACCTACGCCTCGTCCAACCGGGGCCTGGCTCAGGCTCAGGAGGACGACCCGGTCAAGGACTCCAGCCTGACGGTGTCCTACGAGTCCATGGAGAG CCCGGCTCTCCATCCGCCCGGTCCCCAGACCAACGAGGCCTTCAGCCCCGAGCTGCTGTCCTGCGGAGACGCCGACCCTctggaggacctgctggagctggCGGGTCGGGACTCGGCCGGACCGCGGCACGAGGCGGAGCCCTGCGTGAGGATctcccagaggaggaaccagctgGAGGCCGTGGTggagcgccgcggcgccgcccaGGCCCGGTTCTACCTGGATGAGAGCCTGGACCCGGCGGGGCGCGTCCAGACCGGCTCCCACATCCTGACTCCGGCGGACGTGCACTCGCCCGTGGGCAGAGGCGTCCTGCTGAGCGTGGACAGCGTGTTCGAGCCTCCGGACGCCGCGGCGCCGGACGGCCGGGAGGAAGGGAGGCCCGAGAGGTTCGACGGCTCGATAGAGATTTTAGCCTTTAGAGACGATACGGGAGAGGAGCCGCCGGCCGAGAACGGCGTGGGAGCTCCGGAGGACGACACGGCGGGAGACGGCGCGGCAGGAGACGGCACGGCGGCAGCTCAGACCAAAGAGGACACGCTCCAG GAGGAGGGACTCTGTGACCAAGAGACGCCGGACGACTTGATGGGGACGGACGAGGACAGCCAATCACTGGCCTCCTCCGACGGGAGCATCGTGCAGGTCagcgacgaggaggaggaggatgaagaccGCCTCTCCATTCATGCTGCCAACGGCTTGGTGCAGCTGTCCCCCGACGGCCTCCGTCGCtgggcggaggcggaggcggcgtCCGGCGGGGACGTCCTGGACCTGCAGGTGAACGGGTGCGCCGCGGGAAAGCAGGACCGTCGGGGTGAATCTCCAGACGTGAAGTGGGCGGCGGGCGACGGAGACCTGACGGAGAACAGCGACATCAGCATCCTGGAGAGCAGCGGCGCGCCGGGACCAGCCGGCGTCGGGCGGCCGGAGCAGgacgccgctgccgccgccgcagacGCTCCGGAGGTGGAGGTGCGGTAG
- the cbx1b gene encoding chromobox protein homolog 1b isoform X2, which translates to MSLTTEPSNDAPAVTEGGEGNVNQAVLPPTESKAPEKKDKKPDDAAEEEEEEEEYVVEKVLNRRVVKGRVEYLLKWKGFSEEDNTWEPEDNLDCPDLIAEFLQSQKTAQEGKRKAAGDADGDESKAKKKKDDTEKLRGFARGLDPERIIGATDSTGELMFLMKWKNSDEADLVPAKEANVKCPQVVISFYEERLTWHSYPSEDDKKDDKN; encoded by the exons ATGAGTCTGACCACAGAGCCCTCCAACGACGCCCCCGCCGTCACAGAAG GCGGCGAGGGAAACGTCAACCAGGCCGTCCTCCCGCCGACAGAGAGCAAGGCGCCGGAGAAGAAGGACAAGAAGCCCGACGAcgcggcggaggaagaggaggaggaggaggagtacgTGGTGGAGAAGGTCCTGAACCGGCGGGTGGTGAAGGGCCGGGTGGAGTACCTCCTCAAGTGGAAAGGCTTCTCCGA GGAGGACAACACGTGGGAGCCGGAGGACAACCTGGACTGTCCCGACCTGATCGCCGAGTTCCTGCAGTCCCAGAAGACGGCGCAGGAGGGCAAGAGGAAGGCGGCCGGGGACGCCGACGGAGACGAGAGCAaggccaagaagaagaaggacgaC ACGGAGAAGCTGCGGGGCTTCGCTCGGGGTTTGGACCCGGAGCGGATCATCGGCGCCACAGACTCCACCGGAGAGCTCATGTTCCTAATGAAGTG gAAGAACTCGGACGAGGCCGACCTGGTTCCGGCCAAAGAGGCCAACGTGAAGTGTCCGCAGGTGGTGATCTCCTTCTACGAGGAGCGGCTGACCTGGCACTCGTACCCGTCCGAGGACGACAAGAAGGACGACAAGAACTAA